The DNA window CTTCAATGAAGGTTGTTCATTCTTTTTGTAAGGGAGTCCGATCCGGTGGCGAGTGGCGAAGTGCGTAATACTCTCAGCACATTTCGCTTTGAACTCTGAGCCACCATCGGTCTGTAGCACCTGTACCCATCCAAAATGTTGCATCAGCATAACCAGGGCGGCACGGCCTTCAGTCGCCTGCCGGGTGGGCCGGATCACCACCGCTGCCTCACGGGTGAAGGTGTCAATCGCCGTGTAAGCATAGACCTCCCCCAGGTCAAGCGTATCAACCTGCACCACCTGGCGCGGCCCACTGGCCTGCTGCACTGGCTCCTCCCTTCGGTTGGCGGTAGTGTTTGCGCAACGCCAGATGTCGCTTGAGGATGCGATACACCGTACTCCAGCTCACCCGCAACCCTTCCTGAGCCAGCAGTCCCCGCAACACCCTCGATATTCCCGCCGCAGACTCAATACCCCCTTCTTTCCCGGTTTTGCGTTCACCGGCGCGTCTTACTCCTCCGCGGCCAGCAGACGTCCCTGCAAGGCGTGCAGGCGGCGGTAGAGGCCGTCACGGGCCAGCAGTTCGGCCTGCGTCCCGCGTTCCACGATGCGTCCTTCCGCCAGCACCAGGATGCGATCGGCGCGTTCCAGGCCGGCCAGCCGGTGGGTGATGATCAGCGTTGTACGGCCTGCCGCCAGCGCCCATATTGCATCCATGATCGCCGCCTCGGTGATCGCGTCCAGACTGGCGGTGGCTTCGTCCAGGATCAGCAGCGGTGCGTCCTTGAGCAGGACGCGGGCGATGGCCACCCGCTGGCGTTCCCCGCCGCTGAGGGCCAGTCCTTGCTCCCCAACCGGCGTGTCGTAGCCCTGTGGCAGGCCGGCGATGAAGTCAGCCAGTTGGGCCTTGTGGATCGCCGCGGCGATCTGCGCGTCAGTTGCCTCCGGACGGGCGATCAGCAGGTTCTCGCGCAGGGTGGTGTTGAACAGGTGGGTATGCTGGGTCACCACCCCGATCCGGGCGCGGATGTCATCGGCGCGGCAGGTGCGTAGCTCCTGCCCGCCCAGCAGGATACGCCCGCGTTGGTAGTCCCAGAAGCGCAACAACAGGTTGACCAGCGTCGATTTGCCTGCACCGGACGGCCCGACAATGGCGACCGCCTCGCCTTCCCGGATGGTGAACGAGACCTCCTGTAACGCCGGGACGCCCGGCCCGGCATCTGTCTCCGCCGGGTAGGTGAACGACAGTTCTTCCACCACCAGGTCGTAGCGTGCCGGGGGAGGGGACGGGTCAGGCGGATCGCTGACGGCGGGCGCTACCCCCTCGACGATCGCGATCAGCCGTTCCGCCGCGGCCAGGCTACCCTCCAGATGCTGGAAGGCCAGCGGCAGGGGGATGATGGCTTCGAAGGCCGCGACGGTCGCCAGAGCCAGCGTCGCCAGGTGGACGCCCGCCACGCGGGGGATGGCGGCGGCCAGCACGCCGATCATGGTCAGGCTGACGATCAGCACACCCAGTACGTTCCCCAGGCCGTCGATGTGGGCCAGTTGCCGCTGGCGGGCGATCAGATCGGCGCTGAGCGCTTCGATGCGCCGTTGCTCTTCCGTTTCTGCGCCACAGGCCAAAAGATCAGGCAGGCCCTGCACGCCATCGACCAGCGCCGCGCTGAGCGCCGCCCTCCCCTCTACCGCTGCCCGGCCCGGCCCATGCCCCAGGTGACGGGTCAACAGCGGGACGCCGACGCCCAGCGCCAGCATCCCGGCCAGGGCGATCGGGGCCAGCGCAGTAGCGTAGGCGCTCAGGAAGGCGAGCAGGAACACGACCACACACCCGGCCACCAGCGGCGGAGCCAGAACGCGCACATAGAAATCCTCCAGCGCGTCCACGTCGGCGATGATGCGACTGAGCAGGTCGCCGGAACGGTAGGCCTGCAACCGGGCGGGAGCCAGCGGCTCCAGCGCAGCGTAAAACCAGACGCGCAGGCGGGCCAGCAGACGGAATGTGGCACTATGGCTGGCCAGCCGCTCCAGGTAACGGAAGACGGCGCGGGTGATCCCGAAGAAGCGCACGCCCACCACTGCTACCTGGATCGCAGCGATCGAGGGCCGCAGCGCCGCCTGGCTGATGATCCAGGCGGAGGTTGCCAGCAGGCCGATGCTGCTGCTGACCGTCAGGAAACCGAGCAGGGTGGAGAGCGCGATCTGCCGCCAGGCCGGGGCGGCGAAGGCCAGCAGGCGACGCAACGGCCTCACCGCGATCCGTCCATCAGGCGCCGATGGAGAGGGGATCGGGGCGGGGCTGGGCCGTTTGCGGCGGGTGGAATCGGAATCCTCAGGCATACGACGGAACCGGGTCAGGCGGCGTTGGCGCAGATTGTAGCGAATTGTACGCGCTGCGGCGGCCCGCTCCAGCGGCCTCTGCCTGCCTGACCCTGCCGCCTAGTCGACCATGAACTGCCCGTTGCGGTAGAACAGTTCCCCGTCGACCCAGATTTCGCTATCGGTGCGCATATCGCAGATCATGTCCCAGTGGACGCTGCTGCGGTTCTTGCTGCCGGTTTCCGGGTAGCCGGTGCCGATCGCCATGTGGATCGTGCCGCCGATCTTCTCGTCAAAGAGGATGTTGCCGGTGAAGCGCTGGATGCCGAAGTTGGTGCCGATGGCGAACTCGCCCAGGTAGCGCGAACCGGCGTCAGCATCGAGCTGAGCAAAGAGCAGGTCTTCGTTCTCTTTGGCGCTGGCTTCCACCACCCGGCCATCCTCGAAGCGCAGTTCGATGCCGGAGACAGCCCGCCCACTGACGATTGACGGGTAGGAGAAGCGCACCCAGCCATTGACCGACTCTTCCACCGGGCCGGTGAAGATCTCGCCGCAGGGCATGTTGTGGTGGCCGTCGCTGTTGATGAAGGTGCGCCCAGCGATGGAGAGAGTCAGGTCAACGTTGGGGCCTTTGCAGACGACCTGCTGCTTGCCGGTCAACCAGGCTACTTTGGCTTCCTGCATGGCGCTGATCCGGCGCCACTCGCCGATGGGGTCGGGACGGTCGCAGAAGGTTGCCCCGTAGACAAAGTCCTCATATTCCTCCAGGCTCATGTTGGCTTCCTGAGCGCTGGCTTCGTTGGGATACCAGGCTCCGACCCACTTCATCTTGCCTTCAGCAGCGCGGCGCAGGCGTGTATCCAGCCAGGGACGGCGGGCGGCCCCCCACTTCTGCATACGGGTAGCAGGAATGCCGGTCATGGCGCGGGTGTTCTGGCTGCTGCCCACGCGGATGTAGGCATCGGCCTGCTCGTAGTAGAGCGTCTGGGAGGGGTCCAGCCAGGTGAGCTGGTCGTCGCTGGCCTCGCGCAGGAAGGTGCGGGCCATGGTCTCGTCGGTCAGAAAGACGGTAGGGTTGCCGCCGGCGCGGAGCACGGCGCGGTAGACCTCGCGCAGGGCGGGCAAGGCAACCACATCGCCCAGGATGCCGACCCACTCGCCGGGCCTGATCTCCGTTGAATAGTTGACCAGCAGATCGGCAAGGCGTTGCAGGCGAATATCAGACATGGTAAAGGCTCCTTATCGTCAAATGAACAGCAGTCAAGCATCAGCCAAAGCAAAAAGCCCAAGACAACAGTCCCTGGCCAGCCGTTTCACCCGCGCAGGCGGGCTACCTCAGTCATCAGGCGAGCCATGCGTTGATCGTAGGTGTGGTGCGCGGTGACATGCGCCCGCGCGTTGGCCGCGATCCGCGCCCGCTCCTCCGGGTGGGCCAGGTAGTAGGCCACCTTGTCGCGCAGATCGGCCTCGTCGCTGTAGGTGATGATGTTTTCCCCCGGCGTGAACCACTCCCGCACGCCTGGCAGGTCGTCCACGATCTGCAATACGCCGATGGCTGCCAGTTCGAACAGGCGCATGTTGCCGCCGTAGTACACAAAGTCGCCGTGCGTGTTGAAGGCAATCCTGGCCGCGCTGAGGATGCGTAGCATCTGCTCCCCCAGCGCCCGCCCGCGCAGGTAAGGCCGCAGGTTTTCCGGCACGGGGTGCACACTCCACAGCGCCAGGTCGAAGCTGCGCAGCGCCTCCAGCCCGCGCACCCGGCGGCTGTACAGGTTGGGCGGCATGAGAGTCCCCACAAAGCCCACGTCGCAACCCCATGCCGCGCGCTCATCGGCGGTTAGCTCAAACGGGCGGTGAAAATCGGGGTCACAGGCGGTATTGGGCAGGCAGATCATCTGCCGCGCCCCCAGCTCCAGCCACTGGATGCCGTGGTAGTAATCGACTGCTGTCACCAGGTCGATCAGCGGGGCGGCAGCGCGCTCATTAGCATGGCTGAAAACGATCGGCGAGGTGCCGCAGGCCAGCACCAGGGTCGCGCCGGTTTCCGCTTTGATCTGCGCCAGCGTCGCCGGGTAGATCTCCTCGTTATCGCCGGTGATCAGGATCATCTCCGGCTGGAGGGCACGGGCGGCAGCAAGCAGCCGCCGGTTGCGCAGACGGTAATCGGGGTTGAGTTGCGGCGTACGCTGGGAGACGCCGCGCACCAGCCGGGTCTGGCTCAGCCGCCCCAGGGCGGGCATGGCGCTTTCCGTGCGGTAGAAGGCGTGGACCTCGTGCCCCAGCCGGCGCAGCGCTTTTACCCAGAAGAACTGGGCCATGTTGGGCGGGAAGAGCGGCGGCGGCTCGCCGGGCGGGGTTGCGGCGCGGACCCTGGCCAGCTCACCGGGGTAGTGCAGCGGGGCGACGATCAGGATCTTCATCAGCTCGCCTCGCACTTTACTGGCAGCCCTGTCCGCGCTGATTCGTAGATGGCCTCAATCAGGGCCAGCGACTTGCGCGCTTCCGTGCCGTTGGTTTCTGGTTCGCGGTCTTCCAGCACGGCTTCGATCATTTTGGCGATCACGATCTGGTGACTGGTGCCGTAGACGGACGGCGGGTCGAGTTGCTCGCGGGTGAGAATCTCGCGTTCGTGCTCCAGTTCGCCCGCCAGCTTCCAGATGGTGCGGCGGTTGAGCGCTGTGCCGCCAACCTTGATCGAGCCATGTTCGCCGAAGATCGCCACCGAGCCTTCCAGATTCTGGGGGTAGGTCAGCGTGGAGCCTTCGATCGTCGCCAGGGCGCCACTGGCAAAGCGCAGCACCGCCACGCCCACGTCCTCCGCCTCCATGCGGTGAGCCAGGGTGGCCGTGTAGGCAAACACGCTCTCCACCGGCAGGCCCATCAGCCAGGTCAGGGCATCAACATGATGGATGGACTGGTTCATCAACGCGCCGCCGTCCATTGCCCAGGTGCCATGCCAGTCGTCATCGTAGTATTCCTGCGGGCGGTACCAGCGCACCGTGGCACTGCCCAGGTACAGGCGGCCCAGCTTGCCAGCGCGGATGGCGTGGTAAGCTTCCTGCATGGGCGGGTTGTAGCGATTCTGCAGGATGACGCACAGTTTGCGGTTGGCGGCGCGGGCAGCGGCGATCATGCGGTCGGCGTCGGCGGTGTTGAGCGCGATCGGCTTTTCCACGATGACATGCTTGCCAGCGGCCAGCGCCTCCAACGCCATCGGGGCGTGCAGCCCGGAGGGCGTGCAGATGCTGACAATATCGATATCCGGGCGGTCCAGCAGGGCGCGATAATCCGTGTAGTGCGCCTCCGCGCCGTACTGGGTGACAAAGTGCCGGGCGCGCGATTCGATCACGTCGGCCACAGCCACCAGTGCAGCCTCCGGCAGGGCAACGATCGACGCCGCATGACGCGGCGCAACACGCCCGCAGCCGATCAGCCCGAAGCGCAGGATGTGACGATCGGTCATCAAGGTATCATTCCCGGGCCACAGCGACCCCAGCGTTCTCTTCCCCGCGCATGTTGCTGCCAGCGCCCCTAGCCGCCGGGCAGGAACTTCTCCGGCATGCGCTCGAACTGCTCCTGAGCGCGCTGGTAATCACCGGGGTTGCCGATGTCCAGCCAGTATTCTGTGCAGGTGTAGCCCATCACCCGTTCCCCGGCGGCCAGCAGACGGGCCACCAGCTCCGGGAAGTCCAGGTGCTCCCCGCGGATGATGTAGCGCAGGACCGCTGGCTCATAGACATAAATGCCCATGCTGATCGGGTAGTGCTTGACCGGCTTTTCCAGGTAGCCGATCACATTCCCGGCGGAGTCCAGCTCGATCACGCCCAGGTCGATCGGGATGGCCTTGTCGTAGATGCCGATGGTCAGAGCGTTGCCATTGGCCCGGTGGAAGGCGACCATGTCTGCGTAGTTGAGCGAGGTCAGTACGTCGCCGTTCATCACCAGGAAGGTCTCCTCCAATCCCTCGACCAGGCCAAGCGACCCCGCGGTACCAAGCGGCTCGCGCTCTTTGACATAGGTCAGGTGGACACCAGGTAGACCCTCGTTAGCCGTCTGGAAATAGGCCTGGATCAACTCGGCCAGGTAGCCAACGGTCAACACGATATCGGTGAAGCCATAGTAAGCGAGCTGGCGCACAATGATATCCAGAATCGGGCGGTGGCCCAGCGGGACCAGCGGTTTGGGGAAAACAGTGGTATAGGGGGCGAGCCGGGTGCCTTTGCCCCCGGCCAGAATCACAGCCTTCATCAGATGGTATACCCCGGTTTGTAGCGATCCAGATGGCCGGCGATCCAGGCGATGGTTGCCCGCAGCCCATCCTCAAAGGGTGTGCCCGGCGTCCAGCCAAGCACCTCGCGGGCCAGCGTGCTGTCGGCCCACAGGCGGCGCACCTCGCTCCGGTCGGGGCGCAGGCGTTCCTCCTCATCGGTGATCAGGGGGACATCGCGGCCCACCAGGCGGATGATCGTGCGGGCCAGGTCGCCGATACTGATCTCAAAGCCGCTGCCGATGTTGAACACGCCGCCGATCGCCGCGTCGTTCTCCACGGCGCAGAGGTAAGCGCCGGCGGTATCGCGCACGAAAGTGAAGTCGCGGGTGGGGCTGACCGCACCAAGCCGCACCGCGTCCGCCGTGAGCGCCTGGGTGATGATGGTGGGGATAACCGCCCGCGCTGACTGGCGCGGCCCGAAGATGTTGAACGGGCGGATGGTCACAACGGGCAGATCAAAGGAAGCATGGAAGCTCTCCACGATTTTGTCAGCGGCGATCTTGCTGGCGGAATAGGGCGACTGCCCCTGCAGCGGGTGCTTCTCGTCGATCGGGACGTACTGCGCCGTGCCGTAGACCTCGCTGGTAGAGGTATGGACGACACGGCCTACGCCCAGGTCGCGGGCGGCGACCAGCACGTTGAGCGTGCCCAGCACATTGGTCTCGATCACCTCGCGCGGGTGGAGGTAGGAGTAGGGGATGGCGATCAGGGCGCCAAGGTGAAAGATGGCGTCCACGCCCTCGGCGGCCTGGCGGACGGCTTCCGCGTCGCGCAGGTCGCCAGCGATGATCTCCAGCGCTGCCAGCCGCTCGGCGGGCAGGTCCTGCAACATGCCGTAGCGGTTCTCGGAGTTGTAACGGATAAAACAGCGCACTTCGGCCCCGGCGTCCAGCAGCCGTTCCACCAGATGGCTGCCGACAAACCCGCCCGCGCCGGTGACCAGGACGCGTCTGGATGCCAGGTTCATGAGTCGCTCCGTCTCAGGACTTCAGCAGTCCCTGATGTTAGCCGGTCGGAGGGCGATTGTCCAGTGCAGGGAATCCTGTTGCTCTGCCGGTCAAAGGCTACAAAACGATTCTGATGGTTTGCTCTGGCAATGCAGGCCGCGCTTGTGATATGGATCAGAGCAAATCGGCTATTTTTCACAGAAATTTGTCAGGTAAAGCTTGGCAATTTGCGCCGGGGTGGATACTATACATGTTGCTGCCACGGGGATCAGCACAACCCTGTTGCCACATCTCCCGATGCACCGGGCAGGGGGCCTGTGCCCGGTGGCCAGCCCAGAGGGTCAAAAACTGCTAAGCAAAGACTTGGCAGATTTTTTGTCTTTCAATTAAAATACCCGGTCAACGCCGGAGTATCGCACTTATGGATATAAGGAGAGCCGCACTTGACCATTCTAATGGAGGTCAAGAACCTCAAAACCAAATTCCATACTCAGGAGGGGACGGTCCACGCTGTAAACGGCATCTCCTACACGCTGAATGAGGGCGAAACCCTGGGCGTTGTGGGAGAAAGCGGCTGCGGCAAGAGCGTTCATGCGCTCTCAATCATGGGGCTGATTCCCCAGCCGCCGGGAGAGGTCAAGGCTGACGCCGTGATCTTCCGCGGGCGGGACCTGATGAAGCTGTCTTCGGAAGAAATGCGCCTGCTGCGCGGGTCGGAGATCGCCATGGTCTTCCAGGACCCGATGACATCCCTCAACCCGGTGCTGACCATCGGCTATCAGATCACTGAGGCGCTGAAGCTACACCTGGGGATGGACAATCAGCAGGCCCGCGAACGCGCAGCCGAACTGCTGGCTATGGTGGGCATCCCCAGCGCCGCCAAACGGCTGGACGATTACCCGCACCAGTTCTCCGGCGGTATGCGCCAGCGGGCGATGATCGCCATGGCGCTTTCCTGCAACCCCCAGCTCCTGATCGCTGACGAACCGACCACCGCCCTCGACGTGACCATTCAGGCCCAGATTCTGGATCTGGTCCGCCGTCTACGGGACAAGATCGGCATGGCCATGATCTGGATCACCCATGACCTGGGCGTGGTGGCCGGCCTGGCCGATACCGTGCAGGTGATGTACGCCGGCTATATCGTGGAGCGCGGTCCCAACCGCGAGATTTTCAAGGATACCCGCCACCCCTATACCCTCGGCCTGCTGGGGTCGCTGCCGCGCCTGGACCGCAAGGGCGGCAAGCTCTTCTCCATCGAAGGCGCCCCGCCCGATCTGCGCGTCGAGCCGAAAGGCTGCCCCTTCGCCCCGCGCTGCATCTACCGGGTGGAGAGGTGCTTGCAGGAAAATCCGTCGCTGGAACCGGCCAAGGACGCCTTCCCGGGCCATACGGTGGCCTGCTGGGTCGATGTGCGTGAGGGAGAACCAACTCGATGACCGCTACTGCCGCTGTAACTGCCACTAAAGGGGACGGCGCCAGCGCCGCGAAGAAGAAAGAAATCCTCGTCCGGGTTGAGGGGCTGAAGAAATACTTCCCCATCACTTCCGGCATTGTCATCCAGCGCCATGTCGGCGATGTCATGGCCGTGGATGATATCAGCTTCCACATTTACAAAGGGGAGACGCTTGGCCTGGTAGGTGAATCCGGTTGCGGCAAGAGCACCGCGGGCCGGACCATCCTGCAGCTCTACCGCCCGACCGCCGGGACGGTCGAGTTTGAGGGTATCAAGCTGGAGCAGCTCAAGGGCGAAGACCTGCGCAGGATGCGCCGCCGCATGCAGATGATCTTCCAGGACCCCTACGCCTCCCTCAACCCGCGCATGACCGTTGGCCGGATCATCGCTGAGCCGCTGCAGGTCCACAATGTGGGCAACAGCAACAAGGAACGCCAGGAACGGGTCGAGTACCTGATGGAGAAGGTGGGGCTGAACCCCTACTTCATCAACCGCTACCCGCACGAATTTTCCGGTGGGCAGCGGCAGCGTATTGGCATCGCCCGCGCCCTGGCGCTGGAACCGTCGTTTATCGTCTGCGACGAGCCGATCTCGGCCCTCGACGTTTCCATTCAGGCGCAGGTGGTTAACCTGCTGGAAGACCTGCAGCATGACCTGGGGTTGACCTACCTGTTCATCGCCCACGACCTGAGCATGGTGCGCCACATCTGCGACCGCGTGGCCGTGATGTACCTGGGGCGAATCGTGGAAATCGCGGAGACGGAAGAGCTGTACACCAATCCGCTGCATCCCTATACCCAGGCCCTGCTTTCCGCTGTGCCGGTGCCCGATCCAGAGGTCGAGGCTCAGCGCAAGCGGATCATTCTCAAGGGTGACGTGCCGACGCCGATCAACCCGCCCAAGGGCTGCAACTTCAACACCCGCTGCCCGGTGGCGGTCGATGTCTGCCACACCGAGGACCCCCAGCTGGTAGAGGTCCTGCCGGAGCACTGGGTAGCCTGCTACCGCGTGGGTTGAGCAGTACCGTAGGCAAACCGGCTATCCATCTACCCGCTGGACAGGGGCGGATGCTGAAGGAACAGCCGGGCAGTAGCGCCAGTGGAGCACGCCGGCCGGATCGCCCGCAGGGACGCGGGCCGGCTCGTATCACCGGCAGCGAACCTGATCGAGGCGGGGCCGCCGCGATCAGGTTCGCGATTCTCCGGCATCCGGCAGGTCAAGCGGACGGCAACACGCTGGCGCCAGGACAGGTCAGGCAGGCATCAGGCGGGGGCGTAGCCCTTGCCTGAGATTCCGGAAGGCTTTTGAGATGAAAAACCAAGGGAGAACCAACGGCTGATGGATAGACGTACGCTCCTGGCCCTCCTGCTGTTCGTTGGTATGCTCAGCCTGGCGGCCCTGGCCTGTAATTCCGACCAGGAATGGATCATCCCGCGCACGGCAACCCCCACCCCCACCCCTACCCCCATCCCGATGGACACTGAGGCAGAGTTTGCCATCGGTGACACGGTGGAGATCGTGGCGACCGGCGTGTTCACCATCGCTCAGACCAACCAGCCAGAACCCGACCAGCGCAACAACCGGGTGATGGGCGGCGGGTGCTTCCCCGGCCAGAAGGCCCCCGTGCTGGATGTTGCCCAGGGTCCCGACGGCAGGATTTACTACAAGGTGAGCTGCATCCTGGATGGCTGGGTGCCGGCGGATAACGTCAAAGCAGTCGAATAAGTAGAGGAGGGTAACGCGCCATGAGCATGGGCAAGTTCCTGATCCGGCGCATCATCATGGCCCTGCCCGTCCTGCTCCTGATCATCTTCGTGTCTTTTGCGGTGATCCGGGCGACGCCGGGTGGGCCGTTTGACATGGTTGGCGAAGGGCGACGGGTGCCGCAGGCAGTGATCGATGGCCTCAACCGCCAGTATGGGCTGGACCAGCCGCTGATGACCCAGTTTATCCGTTACCTGGCCAGCCTGGCCCGGCTGGACTTCGGGCCATCGCTGGGGCGCTCATCGCTGGGCGAGCCGGTCAGCGAGATCATCGGGCGTGGCCTGCCTGTCTCGATGCAGGTGGGCGTCTTTTCGGTGATCCTGGGCTTTGCGCTGGGCATCCCGCTGGGGGTGCTGGCCGCCCTATACCACAACACTATTGTCGATTACGGCGCTACCTTCCTGGCTGTGCTGGGCACTTCCATCCCCAACCTGGTGCTGGGGCCGCTGCTGATCATCATCTTCGCCGTATCGCTGAACTGGTTGCCGGTTGCTGATGTCAATGGCATCTGGCGCAGCACGATTCGCAACCCGGCGGTGATCTTCTCCTGGGAGTATGTCAGCCTGGCTATCCTGCCGGTGTTCACCCTGGGGACGGGGATGATGGCTGGTATCGCCCGGCTGACGCGGGCCAGCCTGCTGCAGGTGTTGCGCGAGGACTACATCCGCACGGCCCGCGCCAAGGGCCTCAAGGAGCGCACGGTAATCTACGGCCATGCCCTTAAGAATGCCCTGATCCCGGTTGCCACCATCCTGGGGCCGCTGCTGGCTGCCGTGCTGACCGGGTCGTTCATCATCGAGCGTATCTTCAACATCCCCGGCATCGGCGGGGAGTTCGTCAGCAGCGTCGCCAGCCGTGACTACAACCTGCTGGTTGGCGTGACGATCGTGTATTCGGTCTTTCTGGTTGCCGGTAACATCCTGGTGGATGTGATGTATACCTGGCTAGATCCGCGTATCCGCTTCGATTAGGCGCGGGCCGCGACCTGCTGGCGGGAATACCCCGCCCGTCACTCACCACATCGATCCCGGGGCGGACTGCGGTCGTCCGGGCAGGACAAGGAGCTACACGCTATGGCTGTGGCGGAGAGGGCCAAGCCCGTTCAACTGGGCGAAGAGCTACACTACAAATCGCGCTCGCTCTTTCAGGATTCCATGTATCGCCTGTTCCGCAACCGGGCGGCGATCGCGGCCATGGTGATCATTGGTGGGCTGGTGATCATCGCCCTGACGGCTGACCTGATGGTGCAGTGGGGCTGGCTGGATCACTACGCCCATCAGCATCGCGGCTCCAGCCTGGCCGCGCCGCTTTCCTGCGCGGTGGACGGCGACAAGGATGGCGATGGCGTGCCGGACCCGATTCAGTTC is part of the Anaerolineae bacterium genome and encodes:
- a CDS encoding DDE-type integrase/transposase/recombinase — translated: MQQASGPRQVVQVDTLDLGEVYAYTAIDTFTREAAVVIRPTRQATEGRAALVMLMQHFGWVQVLQTDGGSEFKAKCAESITHFATRHRIGLPYKKNEQPSLKPSTARCAVRSLVVNISGPASWRKPSRPLIPSWTTITIAAPTLPWL
- the cydC gene encoding thiol reductant ABC exporter subunit CydC, which gives rise to MPEDSDSTRRKRPSPAPIPSPSAPDGRIAVRPLRRLLAFAAPAWRQIALSTLLGFLTVSSSIGLLATSAWIISQAALRPSIAAIQVAVVGVRFFGITRAVFRYLERLASHSATFRLLARLRVWFYAALEPLAPARLQAYRSGDLLSRIIADVDALEDFYVRVLAPPLVAGCVVVFLLAFLSAYATALAPIALAGMLALGVGVPLLTRHLGHGPGRAAVEGRAALSAALVDGVQGLPDLLACGAETEEQRRIEALSADLIARQRQLAHIDGLGNVLGVLIVSLTMIGVLAAAIPRVAGVHLATLALATVAAFEAIIPLPLAFQHLEGSLAAAERLIAIVEGVAPAVSDPPDPSPPPARYDLVVEELSFTYPAETDAGPGVPALQEVSFTIREGEAVAIVGPSGAGKSTLVNLLLRFWDYQRGRILLGGQELRTCRADDIRARIGVVTQHTHLFNTTLRENLLIARPEATDAQIAAAIHKAQLADFIAGLPQGYDTPVGEQGLALSGGERQRVAIARVLLKDAPLLILDEATASLDAITEAAIMDAIWALAAGRTTLIITHRLAGLERADRILVLAEGRIVERGTQAELLARDGLYRRLHALQGRLLAAEE
- a CDS encoding aminopeptidase translates to MSDIRLQRLADLLVNYSTEIRPGEWVGILGDVVALPALREVYRAVLRAGGNPTVFLTDETMARTFLREASDDQLTWLDPSQTLYYEQADAYIRVGSSQNTRAMTGIPATRMQKWGAARRPWLDTRLRRAAEGKMKWVGAWYPNEASAQEANMSLEEYEDFVYGATFCDRPDPIGEWRRISAMQEAKVAWLTGKQQVVCKGPNVDLTLSIAGRTFINSDGHHNMPCGEIFTGPVEESVNGWVRFSYPSIVSGRAVSGIELRFEDGRVVEASAKENEDLLFAQLDADAGSRYLGEFAIGTNFGIQRFTGNILFDEKIGGTIHMAIGTGYPETGSKNRSSVHWDMICDMRTDSEIWVDGELFYRNGQFMVD
- a CDS encoding glycosyltransferase — protein: MKILIVAPLHYPGELARVRAATPPGEPPPLFPPNMAQFFWVKALRRLGHEVHAFYRTESAMPALGRLSQTRLVRGVSQRTPQLNPDYRLRNRRLLAAARALQPEMILITGDNEEIYPATLAQIKAETGATLVLACGTSPIVFSHANERAAAPLIDLVTAVDYYHGIQWLELGARQMICLPNTACDPDFHRPFELTADERAAWGCDVGFVGTLMPPNLYSRRVRGLEALRSFDLALWSVHPVPENLRPYLRGRALGEQMLRILSAARIAFNTHGDFVYYGGNMRLFELAAIGVLQIVDDLPGVREWFTPGENIITYSDEADLRDKVAYYLAHPEERARIAANARAHVTAHHTYDQRMARLMTEVARLRG
- a CDS encoding Gfo/Idh/MocA family oxidoreductase; the protein is MTDRHILRFGLIGCGRVAPRHAASIVALPEAALVAVADVIESRARHFVTQYGAEAHYTDYRALLDRPDIDIVSICTPSGLHAPMALEALAAGKHVIVEKPIALNTADADRMIAAARAANRKLCVILQNRYNPPMQEAYHAIRAGKLGRLYLGSATVRWYRPQEYYDDDWHGTWAMDGGALMNQSIHHVDALTWLMGLPVESVFAYTATLAHRMEAEDVGVAVLRFASGALATIEGSTLTYPQNLEGSVAIFGEHGSIKVGGTALNRRTIWKLAGELEHEREILTREQLDPPSVYGTSHQIVIAKMIEAVLEDREPETNGTEARKSLALIEAIYESARTGLPVKCEAS
- a CDS encoding NTP transferase domain-containing protein codes for the protein MKAVILAGGKGTRLAPYTTVFPKPLVPLGHRPILDIIVRQLAYYGFTDIVLTVGYLAELIQAYFQTANEGLPGVHLTYVKEREPLGTAGSLGLVEGLEETFLVMNGDVLTSLNYADMVAFHRANGNALTIGIYDKAIPIDLGVIELDSAGNVIGYLEKPVKHYPISMGIYVYEPAVLRYIIRGEHLDFPELVARLLAAGERVMGYTCTEYWLDIGNPGDYQRAQEQFERMPEKFLPGG
- a CDS encoding SDR family NAD(P)-dependent oxidoreductase, encoding MNLASRRVLVTGAGGFVGSHLVERLLDAGAEVRCFIRYNSENRYGMLQDLPAERLAALEIIAGDLRDAEAVRQAAEGVDAIFHLGALIAIPYSYLHPREVIETNVLGTLNVLVAARDLGVGRVVHTSTSEVYGTAQYVPIDEKHPLQGQSPYSASKIAADKIVESFHASFDLPVVTIRPFNIFGPRQSARAVIPTIITQALTADAVRLGAVSPTRDFTFVRDTAGAYLCAVENDAAIGGVFNIGSGFEISIGDLARTIIRLVGRDVPLITDEEERLRPDRSEVRRLWADSTLAREVLGWTPGTPFEDGLRATIAWIAGHLDRYKPGYTI
- a CDS encoding ABC transporter ATP-binding protein; translated protein: MTILMEVKNLKTKFHTQEGTVHAVNGISYTLNEGETLGVVGESGCGKSVHALSIMGLIPQPPGEVKADAVIFRGRDLMKLSSEEMRLLRGSEIAMVFQDPMTSLNPVLTIGYQITEALKLHLGMDNQQARERAAELLAMVGIPSAAKRLDDYPHQFSGGMRQRAMIAMALSCNPQLLIADEPTTALDVTIQAQILDLVRRLRDKIGMAMIWITHDLGVVAGLADTVQVMYAGYIVERGPNREIFKDTRHPYTLGLLGSLPRLDRKGGKLFSIEGAPPDLRVEPKGCPFAPRCIYRVERCLQENPSLEPAKDAFPGHTVACWVDVREGEPTR
- a CDS encoding dipeptide ABC transporter ATP-binding protein gives rise to the protein MTATAAVTATKGDGASAAKKKEILVRVEGLKKYFPITSGIVIQRHVGDVMAVDDISFHIYKGETLGLVGESGCGKSTAGRTILQLYRPTAGTVEFEGIKLEQLKGEDLRRMRRRMQMIFQDPYASLNPRMTVGRIIAEPLQVHNVGNSNKERQERVEYLMEKVGLNPYFINRYPHEFSGGQRQRIGIARALALEPSFIVCDEPISALDVSIQAQVVNLLEDLQHDLGLTYLFIAHDLSMVRHICDRVAVMYLGRIVEIAETEELYTNPLHPYTQALLSAVPVPDPEVEAQRKRIILKGDVPTPINPPKGCNFNTRCPVAVDVCHTEDPQLVEVLPEHWVACYRVG